A region of Pseudomonas putida DNA encodes the following proteins:
- a CDS encoding helix-turn-helix domain-containing protein, with the protein MNDNARHSTDTLLDPPIRLTPRERQVLLWCAYGKSSWEIGQILECKESTVNFHVANILRKFDVPTRVAAVIRAIRYGMLAEQ; encoded by the coding sequence ATGAACGACAACGCACGACATTCGACCGATACCTTGTTGGACCCACCCATCCGCCTGACCCCGCGTGAGCGGCAAGTCCTGCTGTGGTGCGCTTACGGCAAGAGCTCGTGGGAAATTGGCCAGATCCTGGAATGCAAGGAGTCGACGGTGAACTTCCACGTGGCCAACATCCTGCGCAAGTTCGATGTGCCAACGCGTGTAGCGGCCGTTATCAGGGCGATTCGCTACGGCATGCTGGCTGAACAGTGA
- a CDS encoding helix-turn-helix domain containing protein: MSTGLLAPVLARLKLLTGCDTDAELSRALSISPQTLSSWKVRDSIPYAICVESAKHYACSLDWLLLGEATPKPMPQGPETWETDMLERLRALSVTDRQAILLLIQDKQRIQQLERQLTELAKRIPDDVRA, translated from the coding sequence ATGAGTACTGGCTTGCTTGCTCCTGTGCTTGCTCGGCTGAAGCTCCTCACCGGCTGTGATACCGATGCCGAGCTATCGAGAGCGCTGTCCATCAGCCCCCAGACGTTGAGCAGTTGGAAGGTACGCGACAGCATCCCATACGCGATTTGCGTAGAGTCAGCCAAGCACTACGCCTGCTCACTCGACTGGCTGTTACTGGGTGAAGCCACCCCAAAACCAATGCCCCAGGGCCCGGAGACGTGGGAGACCGACATGCTCGAGCGGCTACGGGCGCTCTCAGTTACCGACCGCCAGGCGATTTTGTTGCTCATCCAGGACAAGCAACGCATCCAACAGCTCGAACGGCAACTGACCGAGCTTGCCAAGCGCATACCCGATGACGTCAGGGCTTAA
- a CDS encoding head completion/stabilization protein, with translation MNHLLPLGFEPAVIKSRFPDCHDPFWPRLDLAVLRERLQLRREISEAQLEVAARCAAIDAAREFARWRAALRERGYKRLEEVSGHDHGRALLVCYTRFVEGAVLRSVTRRQALRRGGADA, from the coding sequence ATGAATCACTTGTTGCCACTTGGTTTTGAGCCTGCCGTGATCAAGTCACGTTTTCCAGACTGCCATGACCCGTTCTGGCCGCGCTTAGACCTCGCGGTTCTGCGCGAGCGCTTGCAACTTCGGCGGGAGATCAGCGAAGCGCAGCTGGAGGTCGCCGCACGCTGCGCCGCTATTGATGCAGCGCGGGAGTTCGCGCGCTGGCGTGCGGCACTGCGTGAACGGGGTTACAAACGCCTCGAAGAGGTGTCCGGGCATGATCATGGGCGGGCGCTGTTAGTGTGCTACACGCGTTTTGTAGAAGGTGCGGTCCTGCGCTCGGTTACCCGCCGACAGGCATTGCGCAGGGGAGGGGCTGATGCTTGA
- a CDS encoding ogr/Delta-like zinc finger family protein, translated as MSTYKLVCPHCNSRMRIRTSEGRHIFLRVAYLQCTTEACGWSVRAEFEMTHELSPSGMPNPEVYLPSANGDLRRAALPDAAE; from the coding sequence GTGAGTACGTACAAGCTGGTCTGCCCGCATTGCAACAGCCGTATGCGCATACGCACCAGTGAGGGGCGCCATATATTCCTACGGGTTGCCTACCTGCAATGCACCACCGAGGCCTGTGGCTGGTCAGTGCGAGCCGAGTTTGAAATGACCCATGAACTTTCTCCCAGCGGGATGCCCAACCCTGAAGTCTACCTGCCATCCGCCAATGGCGACCTGCGCAGGGCTGCATTGCCTGACGCGGCCGAGTAA